Proteins from a single region of Nerophis ophidion isolate RoL-2023_Sa linkage group LG08, RoL_Noph_v1.0, whole genome shotgun sequence:
- the LOC133557842 gene encoding muscarinic acetylcholine receptor M1-like isoform X2 yields MNATSESHPAFVQATFDGSYSEVAILSDRVGGWNQQNISHIILHEANFTESSGNRTASQAANDFDPLGGHSVWQVIVIVFLTGSLSLVTVVGNILVMLSFKINKALKTVNNYYLLSLACADLTIGTLSMNLYTTYIIMGQWALGPVVCDLWLAIDYVASNASVMNLLVISFDRYFSVTRPLTYRAKRTTKRAMTMICLAWSISFILWAPAILFWQYIVGERTVPSNECFIQFLSEPIITFCTAIAAFYLPVTIMTTLFWKIFQETEKRVKDIEGLKGSGAGKKLTQGSIAGSDGANNSQKEKSASSKQMSSTNRSDEQNQLPSEDKAHTGQRTCGAFFIRCSSLLLRCRGSRRADNTAPGKQGSCDNLNNNEASGGEEEVNDADQSRLPADGEKSKRVKNKDTKSSQSNPTQPAETSPENTSMKDGSTAKRFASKSKTEVNKRKNEKKANDKKAARTLSAILFAFITTWLPYNIMVLVNTFCQDCIPGTLWELGYWLCYVNSTVNPMCYALCNKTFRTTFRDILMCQWKNKGKPQCHQRNPAACRKKDQR; encoded by the exons ATGAATGCGACCTCAGAATCTCATCCAGCCTTCGTGCAAGCTACTTTTG aTGGCTCATACTCAGAAGTGGCAATATTATCTGATCGTGTTGGTGGTTGGAATCAGCAAAATATCAGCCATATTATTTTGCATGAAGCAAACTTCACTGAATCATCAGGAAATAGGACAGCGAGCCAGGCAGCAAATGACTTTGACCCATTAGGAGGACACTCGGTGTGGCAG GTTATAGTAATTGTCTTCCTTACCGGCTCACTGTCACTGGTTACAGTTGTCGGCAACATCTTAGTGATGCTGTCCTTCAAGATCAACAAGGCACTGAAGACTGTGAACAACTACTACCTCCTGAGCTTGGCGTGTGCTGACCTGACCATTGGCACACTGTCTATGAACTTGTATACCACCTATATCATAATGGGGCAGTGGGCTCTGGGACCAGTGGTCTGTGACTTGTGGCTTGCAATCGACTATGTAGCAAGTAACGCTTCCGTCATGAATCTTCTCGTCATTAGCTTTGACAG GTATTTCTCTGTGACCAGACCTTTGACCTATCGTGCCAAGCGCACAACCAAGCGGGCCATGACCATGATTTGTTTAGCCTGGTCCATTTCTTTCATTCTCTGGGCCCCGGCCATCCTGTTTTGGCAGTACATCGTCGGTGAGCGGACGGTGCCGTCGAATGAATGCTTCATTCAGTTTCTGTCTGAGCCCATCATTACATTTTGCACTGCTATTGCTGCATTTTACTTGCCAGTCACTATCATGACAACCCTGTTTTGGAAGATCTTTCAGGAGACAGAGAAACGTGTTAAGGATATAGAGGGTCTCAAGGGTTCTGGTGCTGGAAAAAAACTAACTCAGGGGAGTATAGCTGGAAGTGATGGTGCGAATAATAGCCAGAAGGAGAAGTCTGCGTCATCGAAACAAATGAGTTCTACAAACAGGAGTGATGAGCAAAATCAGCTGCCTTCAGAAGACAAGGCCCACACCGGTCAGAGAACATGTGGTGCCTTCTTCATCCGGTGTTCATCCCTGCTACTAAGATGCCGCGGATCTAGAAGGGCCGATAATACTGCACCAGGAAAGCAGGGTAGCTGTGACAATCTTAACAACAATGAAGCTTCAGGGGGTGAAGAAGAAGTAAATGATGCAGACCAATCAAGGCTTCCTGCAG ATGGGGAGAAGTCTAAAAGGGTGAAGAACAAAGATACAAAATCAAGTCAGTCAAACCCTACACAGCCGGCTGAGACATCTCCCGAAAACACCTCAATGAAAGATGGGAGCACGGCAAAAAGGTTTGCCTCTAAATCCAAGACCGAGGTTAACAAGCGCAAGAATGAAAAAAAGGCAAATGACAAGAAAGCAGCACGGACACTGAGTGCCATCCTCTTCGCCTTCATTACTACTTGGTTGCCATACAACATCATGGTCTTGGTCAACACATTCTGCCAGGACTGTATCCCGGGAACTCTTTGGGAACTGGGATATTGGTTGTGTTATGTTAACAGCACAGTCAACCCCATGTGCTATGCCCTGTGTAACAAGACTTTTCGAACAACTTTCCGGGATATTTTGATGTGCCAGTGGAAAAACAAAGGCAAGCCTCAATGTCATCAGAGGAATCCTGCGGCTTGCCGGAAAAAAGATCAAAGGTAG
- the LOC133557842 gene encoding muscarinic acetylcholine receptor M1-like isoform X1, whose amino-acid sequence MERWIKLIITLILLLLTFFLHSSFRHPSVIMNATSESHPAFVQATFDGSYSEVAILSDRVGGWNQQNISHIILHEANFTESSGNRTASQAANDFDPLGGHSVWQVIVIVFLTGSLSLVTVVGNILVMLSFKINKALKTVNNYYLLSLACADLTIGTLSMNLYTTYIIMGQWALGPVVCDLWLAIDYVASNASVMNLLVISFDRYFSVTRPLTYRAKRTTKRAMTMICLAWSISFILWAPAILFWQYIVGERTVPSNECFIQFLSEPIITFCTAIAAFYLPVTIMTTLFWKIFQETEKRVKDIEGLKGSGAGKKLTQGSIAGSDGANNSQKEKSASSKQMSSTNRSDEQNQLPSEDKAHTGQRTCGAFFIRCSSLLLRCRGSRRADNTAPGKQGSCDNLNNNEASGGEEEVNDADQSRLPADGEKSKRVKNKDTKSSQSNPTQPAETSPENTSMKDGSTAKRFASKSKTEVNKRKNEKKANDKKAARTLSAILFAFITTWLPYNIMVLVNTFCQDCIPGTLWELGYWLCYVNSTVNPMCYALCNKTFRTTFRDILMCQWKNKGKPQCHQRNPAACRKKDQR is encoded by the exons atggaaaggTGGATCAAGTTAATAATCACATTGATTTTGCTTCTTCTAACGTTTTTTCTCCACTCTTCTTTTAGACATCCATCGGTCATCATGAATGCGACCTCAGAATCTCATCCAGCCTTCGTGCAAGCTACTTTTG aTGGCTCATACTCAGAAGTGGCAATATTATCTGATCGTGTTGGTGGTTGGAATCAGCAAAATATCAGCCATATTATTTTGCATGAAGCAAACTTCACTGAATCATCAGGAAATAGGACAGCGAGCCAGGCAGCAAATGACTTTGACCCATTAGGAGGACACTCGGTGTGGCAG GTTATAGTAATTGTCTTCCTTACCGGCTCACTGTCACTGGTTACAGTTGTCGGCAACATCTTAGTGATGCTGTCCTTCAAGATCAACAAGGCACTGAAGACTGTGAACAACTACTACCTCCTGAGCTTGGCGTGTGCTGACCTGACCATTGGCACACTGTCTATGAACTTGTATACCACCTATATCATAATGGGGCAGTGGGCTCTGGGACCAGTGGTCTGTGACTTGTGGCTTGCAATCGACTATGTAGCAAGTAACGCTTCCGTCATGAATCTTCTCGTCATTAGCTTTGACAG GTATTTCTCTGTGACCAGACCTTTGACCTATCGTGCCAAGCGCACAACCAAGCGGGCCATGACCATGATTTGTTTAGCCTGGTCCATTTCTTTCATTCTCTGGGCCCCGGCCATCCTGTTTTGGCAGTACATCGTCGGTGAGCGGACGGTGCCGTCGAATGAATGCTTCATTCAGTTTCTGTCTGAGCCCATCATTACATTTTGCACTGCTATTGCTGCATTTTACTTGCCAGTCACTATCATGACAACCCTGTTTTGGAAGATCTTTCAGGAGACAGAGAAACGTGTTAAGGATATAGAGGGTCTCAAGGGTTCTGGTGCTGGAAAAAAACTAACTCAGGGGAGTATAGCTGGAAGTGATGGTGCGAATAATAGCCAGAAGGAGAAGTCTGCGTCATCGAAACAAATGAGTTCTACAAACAGGAGTGATGAGCAAAATCAGCTGCCTTCAGAAGACAAGGCCCACACCGGTCAGAGAACATGTGGTGCCTTCTTCATCCGGTGTTCATCCCTGCTACTAAGATGCCGCGGATCTAGAAGGGCCGATAATACTGCACCAGGAAAGCAGGGTAGCTGTGACAATCTTAACAACAATGAAGCTTCAGGGGGTGAAGAAGAAGTAAATGATGCAGACCAATCAAGGCTTCCTGCAG ATGGGGAGAAGTCTAAAAGGGTGAAGAACAAAGATACAAAATCAAGTCAGTCAAACCCTACACAGCCGGCTGAGACATCTCCCGAAAACACCTCAATGAAAGATGGGAGCACGGCAAAAAGGTTTGCCTCTAAATCCAAGACCGAGGTTAACAAGCGCAAGAATGAAAAAAAGGCAAATGACAAGAAAGCAGCACGGACACTGAGTGCCATCCTCTTCGCCTTCATTACTACTTGGTTGCCATACAACATCATGGTCTTGGTCAACACATTCTGCCAGGACTGTATCCCGGGAACTCTTTGGGAACTGGGATATTGGTTGTGTTATGTTAACAGCACAGTCAACCCCATGTGCTATGCCCTGTGTAACAAGACTTTTCGAACAACTTTCCGGGATATTTTGATGTGCCAGTGGAAAAACAAAGGCAAGCCTCAATGTCATCAGAGGAATCCTGCGGCTTGCCGGAAAAAAGATCAAAGGTAG